The Arachis ipaensis cultivar K30076 chromosome B05, Araip1.1, whole genome shotgun sequence nucleotide sequence CATGGCCTACTACTTGGGGCCAATGTCCTTAAGGCCACAAATCTGCTCCTCACCCATGGAAGACATAACTGACACGACCAAATCCTTACCCTCAGCAAATCCATCCTTGATCTGCATACAAGTTAATTCTAATAAAGACAAATATCTAATATTCTCATCTTCAATAATGTGACTAATAACTGGTGAAACTGAAATGTTATTAAATATTCACACACATTTTGCTGACTCTTCTTCACCATTGGATGTGGTGCAATACTGTAAAGTATACGACTTGCACCCCCATTCAATGGTGGAGAAAAGTTGACTCAGtctacaaaaaaaaatatgtacGAGAATCACTTCTCAATGTAGAAAGGTCAAGCATACCAACCTGTGAAAGCAGACTTTCATCACTTGGAAGCTTAAGATCATCCTTAGTGCTACCCGTCTCAGTGAGCAGACTCACCTAacatattcaaataaaaatagagaaataCTAGGAGAACATCataattcattatttttgttCATTACTTATCCATCAACTTAATTTCTTTAATCTAGTTTCTTTAGTCTAGTAATTCAACaatatattttattccatatttttaaaCATTGATAGTTATCTGATGGCTAAAAGCAATAAATTTTGATGACTATCTAACATTTTTCCAAACAGTTtcatgaaaattaaagaaagaaaactCTACTCATAATGAGTTCTTCAACATTAAAAATGGTTAGTTCCATCATTTAATGGCATTTTCCTTGATCTTTAAGGTATCTCTAAATGATTGTtgtgaaaatcaaaatttaagaGTTCAATCATGTATTTTAATgagaggttttactatctttacAAAGTAAAATTCTACTCCGTTCAGATTTTACGATTACAAATTCAGTTTTTTATTATATCTTCTGTCTCTTACAACTATGTGTATTATGAAAAATCATTtattctttgaaaaaaaaaaaaattcgttATACTATTTAAATAGTcataaaaaatagtaaataataatttattggaTGACACTATACATCAAACTTAACCTCAAAGTTAATGATATAAGTGCAATGTAGAGTGTAGTGTGACCAAAAACGAAAGGAGCGAGGAAACAAGATTAAGGAGTCAAAAGCGCAATCATACAAATCCATCCTCGGAGATATCAATGAGCTGGTAGTCAGTTCGGTTGACATGAGGAACCTAAAACAAAACAATGCAAGGATTTGTAATTTAttgaataatgataatgataataatgataataataataacaaccaccaccaccctaAAATCGTAAATAAACATGACATGATCTTATTCGAGTAAAATTCCAGAGTGTCATACATCACAGTTATGGGAAGATGGGACAATATCTTCAAGCTTCTTCCCAGTGAAGATGTCAATACCAACAAAGTGACACTTCGCGTGTCCATGCTTCCCAGTTTTCGAAGTTGAAACCTCTACAACCTGtcatcatataattttttttttcaaagaatcACCTTGGTTTCAATCAATTAAACCACAATTGTCGAGAGAAATATAAACATACAACGCTTAGGATTATAAGTTAATATCATAATCCAGAGTTTAAGATTTAGAACGGTAATTTTAAGGTCATTTTCACCTTCCAGATTAGTgtgttaaatttttatcttatttatgtTAAACAAATATTGCTCATGCAATCGTGAGTCGGTAGAATTCTTCATGCAATTTGTATGTGACCACCATTATATTCAACGAATAATTGATGCATGTTTCAACTAAAATATGTTACATTTTCATTATTATTCTaatatagaaaaaaagaaaaggtaTAAAATTGGGTTACAAGAGGGATCCGAGAGAAAAGAATTAAAGAAATGAATGAGtagaaaatagaaaagagagagaggacgGGACCTTGCAAGGTCTGTTTTTGATTACAATGTAAGCATTCTTCCTAATGGTTCCAGCTTGTTGTGGATATGTTTTTGATGCTCCTGCATCACCCTTAGCCTCGAAATGGTGCTCCTCATCAGACATTGTTTTTCTTATTATTCAAAACTCAGATTAGGATAATTGAACTCTTCTCTGTTCACAAACAAAGATACAGAGCTCGAAAAAAATAGGATGAATTTAAGTGTGTGGATCTAGATCTTGTTATATAgatatatttttagtaaaaacAACTGGTTTCAGATTAAACAATTTTGGTCATATTTTGAAAGAAAAGTAATTTATTTTACTATCatatttgtttaaaatttaattgtcttacaataaaatttgttaaatttttttgttaagcaTACATAAGTTTCAACTTGTGATCCAAAACACACTAGAGATCAATTagatgtttattttatatttttttcaaacaTTTCTTTACTTAAAAACAAAGTTAACAAATAAAAAAGACTAGCTGCTTAGAAaagatttttattgaattttgttggtttaatttttttaatgtaatAGCACGAGTATTAGTCAACATAATATTTTTCATAGATAAAAATTGCTCATATTCAAGTCCAAAAACGAAGCCAGACTTAAAGTGGACAAACCCAATCTATAAAAGAAAGGTTCAGGAAACCTCCCCTCATCTGCCCGACCTACATGGGGAACGGACTCATCAATCCATGTGTCCGACCTGTGTGCAGAATCTTAACTGCATCGAGAATTCAGCTTCACAATTCAAATATGAGATCTAAATAACCTCTATACAAAAAGGAAAGTAACCACCCAACATTATCGATGggtaaggttttttttttttgaaacaaaggaagctcaacacattaaagtggagcatacaaaataaagaagaagacacATCACGAGCTACCAACAAATAAACCAACCCCTAGCATCCCCAGTACTATCATCAGCCTCCCCCAGGATCACCACCACTCCATTCTGTGTAACTCGTCACCGTCCTTGTGTGAATGACCTCCAGACTTGCTCTTGCATTCTTAAAGATTCGTGCATTCCTTTCCAACCAGATGTTCGAAATCACTACAAAGAACACTGTCATCCACATCTTCTGCCCTTGTTGTCTATTATGCATGCCATGCCAACTCTCGAACAATTCTTTAACGGTTTCGGGAGTCACCCACTCTCTTCCTAGTGACCTCAACCActtgcaccacacctgccatgttacCTCACACTTAAGGAATAAATGCTCAACAGATTCTAATTCCTTGGTACACAGTACACACATACTATCACCCAGAATGTTGACTCCTATTTTAGTCAGCCGCTCCTTGGTGTTAACTCTACCAACTAGCACAAACCACCCAAAGAGCTCAATTCGCGGAGGTACGAAACCTTTCCAAATGGAACTCGTGAAGCTATAACTCGTTATCTCAGTTGACAGTGTCTCCGCTTGTATAGCATGTATCACAGAACTAGTAGAGAAAATACCTTTATTTTCAAACTTCCACACCACATTATCCTCCCTACCTGATGACAACCTCACTGGCCTTAACCTCTCATGAAGCTGATTGACAAGTTCCactcccattggaacaactcCCTCCTCCATTGAAAATTCCATATCCAATCAAGCCCATCCCAAAAACCACAATCCCCAATGAGAAGTCCTTGCTGGCTTGAGATAGAGTAGAGTCTCGGATAACTTCCTTTGAAAACACCACCTTGAACCCAGTTATCTTCCCAAAACCGGGTTTGCATACCATTGCCTACTTCCATTGCCAGGCCACTTACCACTTTATCTCGAATCCGTGGTTCTTTTATATTCAGCTGACATATGTCTTTCCAAGGCCCTCCTTTTACTGGTAAAGGCTGAGTTGCTAGCATTACATCTGGGTTCAACTTGTTACACGAACAAATAATTTTCTTCTACAGCGggcaatcctcctttgaaaaccgccaccaccacttaaacaggaGCGCTGTGTTTCTCAGCATTGCATCACCAACCCCCAAGCCCCCAACCTTTTTTGGAGCCTGAACTAGCTCCCACTTTACCATAGGTATACCATAGTTCCCGTTCTCCTTGCACCACATAAAGTTCCGTTGTAAAGCGATCAGCTTGTCCGCCACCGCCTTCGGCATCTTGTACAGACTAAGGTAATATATGGGGAGACTATTCAGTACCGATTTGATAAGGACCATCTTACCTGATTTATTCAAAACCTTGGCTTTCCACAAGCTAAGCTTCTGTTCCACCTTATCAATGATTGgtttccaagtcttcaccaaGCGCGGATTTGCACCTAGAGAAATTTCCAAGTATCTAACCAGTAGAGCAGCTTGTTGGCATCCCAGTAGTCCGCATGCCTGATCAATCCATCTTTGCTCACAGTTCACCGATATTAGATTCGATTTATCAAAATTGATGCTCACCCCAGACATCAACTCAAAGCACCGCAACAGTCTCTTATAGTTTACAATTGTTTCAGTCTCCGGCGGGAAGAACAAAACAATGTCATATGCAAATTGTAGGTGCGACAGTTCAATATGATCTCCCCCTACCAGCAGTGGAGCAATGCGGCCGTTCCTGACGGCTTCCCCAACATCCTATGCAAAACATCGACAACTAATACAAACAATAGTAGAGAAAGTGGGTCCCCTTGTCTTAGCCCCTTCTCCATCTTGAATGGCTTGGAAGGTGACCCGTTTACCAAGACTGCCATGGTAGCCATATTAACACACTCCTTCACCCAACTCCTCCATCTTTGGCCGAAGCCCATTTTCTGGAGCACAATGTCAACAAAACTCCATCTTACTCTGTCATAGGCCTTTTGAAAATCTAATTTGATAATGGCTGCTGTCCTTTTCCGAGTCTTCAGCCAATGAACTGTCTCGCAGGCTATGAGTGCGCCATCATGAATTTTCCTTCCCTTTACAAATGCAGTCTGAGTCTCTCCGACCAAACCCGGCATCACAGATCGCATTCTTCTCACCAACACCTTCGAGATCACTTTATATACACAccccaccatactaatcggccGAAAATCCTTCACCTCCTTTGCACCTTCAAACTTTGGAGCTAGTGTCACCCACGTTACATTGACATCCGTTGGCAACTTCGCACTTTGAAAGAACCCCATTACCGCAGCAATGAATTCTGGCCCAATGTCCTCCTAGCAtttctttatgaagttcatgttATACCCATCACTGCCCGGGGGCTTGGAAGATTCGCAGTCCCACACAGCCTCCTTGATTTCCTCATCCGTCGGCATCACTTCTAAAGCTTCAGCCTCATCCCTATGGATACACTTTACTAAGCCATCCCTGATTCCAATCCTCGGAACATATTCCTGTCTATATAAATCCTTGTAGAACCCTTTAATCGCACCTTTTATTCTCGCCTGATTCCGCACAAGTCTTCCATGTATCATCAGTGCATTGATCCTATTATTCCGTCTTCTGGCCGAAGCAATGTTATGAAAGTATCTGGTATTCTTATCTATGTTTGCAGCATGCTTAGACCGAGACATCTGTTTTCAGTGCATTTCCTTTCTAATATACCATTTTGAACAAAAGCTCACAAGCGCCTTCCTTCTAGCCTCCGTTGTACCATCATAAATCCCATCACTAACTAAATTGTCCAGCCTGGTGAGCTCCTCCTCAAACCTCATGAGTCTCTTATCCATGTCCCGAAAGTTATCCTTGTGCCATTTCCGCAGTGGTATTGTTAAAGCCCTCAGCTTGCACGTGAACTGCGCTTCTCCGAGGCTTCGCCATTCATCCTTCACCATTCTCAGAAATCCCTCATGCGTAAACCAGGAATCCAAACTTCTGAATGGTCTAGGGGCCCCCCTAATCTTGTTAATTCCAAGATCACCGGGCAGTGATCGGACAGTCCCCTTGGGCCACCTTTTATCCTAATATCCGGAAACTTCTCAGTCCATTCAATATTGCTAGTAACTCCTTTGCGATCCTCAACTTGTAAAATTTTATTAAAGTCCCCTAAAAAATAGAAAGGCACCTGACACAATCCCACCACATAACTCAGTTCCTCCCACACCCCCCTCTTTGCCTCCCTCCCATGCGCCCTGTACACCAAACAAAAAGCACAGCGGAAGTTGGTCCTTATTAAAACGCCTTCAACACACAGCCACCTCTCACCTTTATAGCTGTGATGTACTTGAAACACTCCATCATCCCAAATTAATAACAGACCCCCGCCGTTCCTACAGATTCCACAAACTCCCAACCAGCAGTACTAGATCCCCAAAGCCTTGCAACCTCATATTTAGTAATCACTTTTTTTTTGGTTTCAATCAATCCCAACATGTTTAAGTTATATTTACTGTTCAAAGATTTCAGCATGCTCAATTTACCGTCCCCCCTCCACCCCCTAATGTTCCAATAGCTCACAATCATTTAAACAAAGTTTTGCTCACCTTATTTTGATTTTTTGGCCGACTTCGTCTCGCCTTTTCCTTCTGCTTCGCCAGCTTTCTCTTCGCCGCTATTTCCTCATTTTGTACTTGCAAAATCGCCATAATATCTTCTTCCTCATCGTATAAAATCGCTCCCGATTCCACAGCCAATGCCCAGGTTGCTTGGTTTTCCTGGCTCTGTTCTTCCTGCATCCCCTTGTACTCCTCGCCTTCTAAATGGCCGCTTGTACCCAGTTTAGCCCCTGCTCCTGCCCCCCGAGAATCGCCACTGGCAGCCACACCCGGTATGTCCCCCTCTACATTGCCTTTTGTTCCTGAGGTTCCATCCTTCCCCGTTTGCTGGCTCAGGCCCGCTTGGGATCCATCATAGTGGATACTGGCCTCACTCACCCCGTACTGCTCCCCTTCTTCCTGCCGGCGTACTGCCTCCCCCACTCTCATCCTCTCCTGCGCGACCCTTCCACAGTCAAGCTCAACACCTGCCCCCCGATCGGTCCTCTTCCCTCCACAGTCTCCTTTAATTCCTGGGCCTTATCCGCCAACGAACCCCCGGCTGTATGCATCAACCCTCCCGCCGCAGGATCATCCTCCTCTGGTGGGTACCCCAGCCCTTCCCGCAAACCTTCCAATGGCGCCGTAGCAAACAGATCCCGTGGAGCCCTCCGGATCCTCAGCCCGCCTGACCCGTCTTTGCTCCCACTGGAGAGAGGTCCATGGTCCATTGCATTCAGTAGGCCAGCCTGGCCCAACCCAACATCTGGCTCCCTTTCTATGCGCGTTTCATCCACGGTCAGCCTCCCACATCTTCCCTTATTTGCTGTTGGGCCAATTGAAGGCAAGCCCAACCCGCTACAATAGCCCACACACGTCCCAGCCTGGTACCAAACCGGATGGCCCATTTTAGGCATACCAAATGGACCAGCCCACTCTGCATAATTTCCTCTCACACCTCCACATATCTGCGTGACCGTATTCTTCGACTCCCCCTCATGAACCACCTCAAATCCCTTAGAATCCGCTACTCCACCGTCCTTGGGACTAGCTGAATCCGGTACAACCGTAtcctttttgaaattcaaatagtCAACGTTCACATCATTCAAAAACACATCAGAAATTACTATTCTGTCGTCTCCGTGCGCAGCCTCTGTATGCCTGCCGTCAACCAGTTCCGCCGCCGGATCCCAGCTTCCGTCCCCCTTCTTCAGGGCCGTGCCAGCGGTGTCAGAATCTACATTTACACTTCTGCTTCTCTCCTTACTGACTGCACCACCCTCCTAGGATCCTACCTCCTTCACAAAAACCCCAAACACCGTCTTCCCAACACCAATTTGCATCCATTCTCGGATTACATCGAACACCCCCGTCTCAACTTGAATCCTTCCCGCTATAAACGATGCTCCTTCCCCTGTCATTACATCACACTGAAGCACGTTGCCCCACTGCCCTCCTATTTTCTTGAACGTTTCTGGCGACCATGCATGCAAAGGAATTCCGTAGCACTCCAGCCACGTTCTTCGAGTAGTACAACATTCCGATTCTTCCCAACGCGAGATCCGATGGAAGACTTGCAACAAAGTATCCATCTTGAATGTAAACACTCCCTCCGCATGCTGCACAGTATCAAATATTAACAGCACTTTGCACGCCCCGATCTCCCTGACATCCAGAATGTGGGATAGATTTTTTGCGACCACCTTCTTCACTGATCTGAGGTCCACTGGGTGCAATGTTTGTCCCACTAAACTCCTTGCCAACCATTCCATATTCGCTTCAACTAACGGCACATCAATTCTTTTCATATGTCCACTCCCCTTTGTGGCATTCTTATGGTCTCGCACTGGCTGTTCCTCCATGACTTTGTCCGCAGCAACCCCGTTCCTCTGATAAGAATCCTCTGCTTCACCTCCAATCTGACTTGTGATTTCCTTCCGCACTGTTCCACCCATCATCTGAGATTGTCTTCTATACTTAGCTTCACCGACGGTAATTACCTTCTCCCGTAATCTCCACTGGTTCATTTCTGAAATTGCCTTAAGAGCGCCCCCTTTTGTTGTGTAACGAACAAAGGCAAACAGGTAGATCAATCCACTCTTTCGTTTCCGGCCAAGATATATGTCATTAATTCTTCCTGTCCAACAAAACAAGTGATATAATTCTCTCCTTGAGATATCAACCGGTAAATTATCCACGAACACAGAGAACGAATCATTTTCCAAGCGTTGATATACCTCCCGATTCCAAATTCTAGGATCCTTTTCTGTTAACCGTATGCCTCTCGtactaaataaaaattattttacagcCTCTCTGTCTCTCATTGCTCTGTCCATAAATAAAAATTATCGATGGGTAAGTTACAAAAAGATAACAAAGATTATCTTTCTACTGCAGGAATACCCTACTCTACACATGTATTTATGAATCCTAACTCACTTAAACCTGCCtaaaatccttgctaacttaggcatcggagtttcttgtaggtaccaccccttATCCTCCCTTAAAGAACTCAAACAGCTCCATGTTGGAGGAGACATTGGATTCCCAGTCAGAAGGAGTCTGGACCTCATGTTTAAGTCCAAATTATTAGTTTCAAGTAATTCCTGGAACATTGGGACTGTTGTTGGGgacttggagttaaacacccaaccatGGTGAACGATCATCCAGAAAATGGACAAACGGCATCCGATTTAGAACTTCAAGAGAAAGAACAGCTCAATGACGACTAAACAATCGTGATCCCACCACAAAAGGTAGGGGGACCGATGAAGGAAGAGACAGGAATTACCCAGAGGGACGAAGAATAGGATCTAAAGTTCATAGGCCTAAAGGGTCAAGAGATAGAGATGCAACAGATTAATGAGGCTAGTCCATGAACACCATGGTCGGTTAGAATAGCTCGAGATCGAGCTGGAGTGACAACGTGAGTCCGAGAGGGCCCTACGAAGAGTGGTAGGACAACATAGGGAATTGGAGAAAAAACTGAAAAGATTAGAGTCTGATCTGCATGGTAGACGACCTCAAACTGATTGGGAAGCCACACCCTAGACTCATTCTCAGAGAAAATCAGGCGAGCAAAAGTCCCTGGGAATTTCAAGAGCCCAGACATGGACCTTTTTGACAGCACGATCAACCCTACCATTACCTAAGTAATTTCAAAAGTCGAATGTATTTTGCCAATGCCTCATATGCAACCCAGAGAAGTATATTAACATGGAAGAGGCTGCTCAATTGAGAAAACCCACAACTGGACAAAGCAACCAATATCAGTCTCAAGATAAGGAGAAAGACAAGGAGAAAGaccagaagaaaaagaaagagtacAACTCGGACAGACTTAGGAGGTACTACACCTACACTCCGTTACAGGTTTCCTTGGTCGATGTCTATAAGGATATATGCCACACTGAAAAAATACCACCCC carries:
- the LOC107641846 gene encoding eukaryotic translation initiation factor 5A-like — encoded protein: MSDEEHHFEAKGDAGASKTYPQQAGTIRKNAYIVIKNRPCKVVEVSTSKTGKHGHAKCHFVGIDIFTGKKLEDIVPSSHNCDVPHVNRTDYQLIDISEDGFVSLLTETGSTKDDLKLPSDESLLSQIKDGFAEGKDLVVSVMSSMGEEQICGLKDIGPK
- the LOC107640560 gene encoding uncharacterized protein LOC107640560, producing the protein MEFSMEEGVVPMGVELVNQLHERLRPVRLSSGREDNVVWKFENKGIFSTSSVIHAIQAETLSTEITSYSFTSSIWKGFVPPRIELFGWFVLVGRVNTKERLTKIGVNILGDSMCVLCTKELESVEHLFLKCEVTWQVWCKWLRSLGREWVTPETVKELFESWHGMHNRQQGQKMWMTVFFVVISNIWLERNARIFKNARASLEVIHTRTVTSYTEWSGGDPGGG